Proteins encoded in a region of the Benincasa hispida cultivar B227 chromosome 2, ASM972705v1, whole genome shotgun sequence genome:
- the LOC120072161 gene encoding uncharacterized protein LOC120072161 — protein sequence MPRQSGRQSKQTGGRNTDPTIRGPVVRKNALGRKKKVAASVGSVRANSEKKYGLERFKALGAVPFEEDSKVGLAAFLLQKEPEKWWKVISAKRASTDAMLWSEFKKAFEDKYYPSSFWDEKRDEFLRLTQGRMSVTEYEQKFIELSQYALPIIAEEGDRYRKFE from the exons ATGCCGAGGCAAAGTGGTAGACAGAGTAAGCAGACAGGTGGCAGGAATACTGACCCTACCATTAGAGGCCCAGTTGTTAGAAAGAATGCACTGGGTAGGAAAAAGAAG GTAGCAGCTAGTGTGGGCTCAGTACGAGCAAACTCAGAGAAGAAATATGGTCTTGAGAGGTTTAAAGCCCTAGGGGCTGTGCCATTTGAAG AGGACAGTAAAGTAGGGCTAGCTGCCTTTCTACTACAGAAAGAACCAgagaagtggtggaaagtgatatccGCCAAACGAGCCAGCACAGATGCGATGTTATGGTCTGAGTTCAAGAAGGCCTTTGAAGATAAGTATTACCCCAGCTCGTTCTGGGATGAAAAAAGGGATGAGTTCCTCAGATTAACACAGGGAAGGATGTCGGTGACAGAATATGAGCAGAAATTTATAGAGTTATCACAGTATGCTCTGCCGATTATTGCTGAGGAAGGAGATAGATACAGGAAATTTGAATAA